From the genome of bacterium:
AAGTGCTCGAACTCGTTGCCCGAGTACCAGGCGATGAAGAACTCGGTGGCGTAGGCGGTGGCGACGATGCCGCCGGTGGCGATGATCAGCTTGCACATCGCTCCCACGTGGCGCGTCGTGATGTAGTCCTCGAGGTGCATGGTCTTGCGCGCGATCAGCATCAGGGTGAGCACCATCGCCAGGCCGGAGAAGATCGCCCCCGAGACGAAATAGGGCGGGAAAACCGTCGTGTGCCACCCCGGAATCAGCGAGGTCGCGAAGTCCATGCTGACGATGGTGTGCACCGAGAAGACCAGCGGCGTCGCCAGGCCGGCGAGCAGCAGGTAGACCGTCTCATAGCGGCTCCAGGTCCGCATCGAGCCGTCCCAGCCGAGGGAGAAGAAGCGGCACAGGGCGCGCTTGACCTTCGACTTCGTGCGGTCGCGCAGGGTCGCCAGATCCGGCACCAGGCCGATGTACCAGAAGCCGAGCGAGATCAGGAAATAGGTCGAGATCGCGAACACGTCCCAGCACAGGGCCGAGCGGAAGTTGATCCACAGCGGCCCGCGGGTGTTCGGGTAGGGGAAGACGAAGAACGCCAGCCAGGGCCGCCCCATGTGAATCAGGGGAAAGAGCCCGGCGCACATCACCGCGAAGATCGTCATCGCCTCCGCCGAGCGGTTGACCGCCGTGCGCCACCGCTGCCGGAACAGGAAGAGGACGGCCGAGATCAGGGTCCCGGCGTGTCCGATACCGACCCAGAAGACGAAGTTCGTGATGTCGAAGCCCCAGCCGATGGTGCGGT
Proteins encoded in this window:
- the nrfD gene encoding polysulfide reductase NrfD; translated protein: MVDGAKSPAEVTADVCRPLEGKAGGLWWLAFLIAASVLTLGAASVAYLMATGVGVWGLNRTIGWGFDITNFVFWVGIGHAGTLISAVLFLFRQRWRTAVNRSAEAMTIFAVMCAGLFPLIHMGRPWLAFFVFPYPNTRGPLWINFRSALCWDVFAISTYFLISLGFWYIGLVPDLATLRDRTKSKVKRALCRFFSLGWDGSMRTWSRYETVYLLLAGLATPLVFSVHTIVSMDFATSLIPGWHTTVFPPYFVSGAIFSGLAMVLTLMLIARKTMHLEDYITTRHVGAMCKLIIATGGIVATAYATEFFIAWYSGNEFEHFAFMNRALGPYAWAYWTMVSCNVLVPQFFWFSKIRRNLLVVWILSIFINIGMWFERFVIIVTSLHRDFLPSSWTYYVPTKIEIATLLGSFGLFFTLFLLF